From Quercus lobata isolate SW786 chromosome 1, ValleyOak3.0 Primary Assembly, whole genome shotgun sequence, one genomic window encodes:
- the LOC115993525 gene encoding loganic acid O-methyltransferase-like yields the protein MNGGLGPNSYVQNSSFQRGVVEVAKEKINKAVANHFDINTLSGSLNPICVADLGCSTGPNTFISIESIIKAIELKYISKGENTETPKFMVFFNDQLSNDFNTLFISLPPNRQYFAAGVPGSFYGRLFPKASLHLIHSSYALQWLSNVPKEVMDEGSPAWNKGRIFYTNAPKEVEEAHATQFAKNMESFLIARAQELVIGGLLALFILAVPDNMSKFDIFGGSELDLLGSCLMDMAKAGLTSEAKVDAFNLPGYFTSPKELKALIDRNQHFNIERMEILNIQKKYVSLRNPSMCSLFLRAALEGVIAKHFGNDIMDELFNRYTEKVADSSFFLNPEADKSIVLFVLLKKTIIL from the exons ATGAATGGAGGTCTGGGTCCAAACAGCTATGTTCAAAACTCCTCCTTTCAG AGAGGAGTTGTGGAAGTTGCCAAAGAAAAGATCAACAAGGCTGTAGCCAATCACTTTGACATCAACACCCTTTCAGGGTCTCTAAACCCAATATGTGTTGCGGACTTGGGTTGTTCTACTGGACCTAATACTTTCATCTCaatagagagcataataaaagCCATAGAACTCAAATACATATCAAAAGGAGAAAATACTGAAACCCCAAAATTTATGGTGTTCTTCAATGACCAACTCTCCAATGATTTCAACACTCTCTTTATCTCCCTCCCTCCCAATAGGCAATACTTTGCAGCCGGGGTACCAGGTTCTTTCTATGGTCGCTTGTTTCCCAAGGCATCTCTTCATTTAATTCATTCCTCTTATGCACTACAGTGGCTGTCAAATGTCCCAAAAGAAGTTATGGATGAAGGGTCACCTGCTTGGAATAAAGGAAGGATTTTCTACACAAATGCACCAAAGGAAGTTGAGGAGGCCCATGCAACTCAATTTGCCAAGAACATGGAGTCCTTCCTAATTGCTAGAGCACAAGAGCTTGTGATTGGAGGGCTACTAGCACTTTTCATTCTTGCCGTCCCTGATAACATGAGCAAATTTGACATATTTGGTGGTTCGGAGTTGGACCTTCTAGGATCTTGCCTAATGGATATGGCCAAAGCT GGATTAACTAGTGAAGCAAAAGTGGATGCATTCAATTTGCCGGGTTATTTCACCTCTCCTAAGGAATTGAAGGCATTGATTGATAGAAATCAGCATTTTAACATTGAGAGAATGGAAATATTGAATATTCAGAAAAAGTATGTGAGCTTGCGAAATCCCTCAATGTGTTCTTTATTCCTAAGAGCCGCATTAGAAGGAGTAATTGCAAAGCATTTTGGAAATGATATCATGGATGAGTTGTTTAATCGCTACACTGAGAAAGTTGCTGATTCCTCCTTCTTTTTAAATCCAGAAGCTGATAAATCGATTGTATTATTTGTccttttaaagaaaacaattatACTTTAG
- the LOC115994454 gene encoding loganic acid O-methyltransferase-like, whose translation MEDKRIYAEREMEDKRTYTSPESYSMNGGKGPYSYAQNSIYQREAAEAAKEKINKAIADHFDIKTLSATLNSVCVADLGCSTGPNTFISVQNIIEAIKLQYISKGVHTEIPEFIVFFNDHVSNDFNTLFKSLPPNKQYIAAGVPGSFHGRLFPKESLHFIHSSFALQWLSKAPIEVMDEGSPAWNKGRIFYTNAQKEVVEAYATQFAKDIDSFLFARAQELVVGGLLALFIPAIPDVMSNSDTFIGTELDLLGSCLMDMAKVGLGSEAKVDAFNLPAYVTTPKELKALIERNRHFNFERMEILNNKSKYLTLCNPSMRSLFLRSAFEGVLEKHFGNDIMDELFNRYTEKVAKSSFFLNAEADKSIVLFVLLKRNNY comes from the exons ATGGAAGACAAGAGGATATatgcagagagagagatggaggaCAAGAGGACATATACATCGCCTGAATCATATTCAATGAATGGAGGAAAGGGCCCTTATAGCTATGCTCAAAACTCCATCTATCAG AGAGAGGCTGCTGAAGCTGCCAAAGAAAAGATCAACAAGGCAATAGCCGATCACTTTGACATTAAGACCCTTTCAGCTACTCTAAACTCAGTATGTGTGGCAGACTTGGGTTGTTCTACCGGACCCAATACCTTTATCTCAGTGCAAAACATAATAGAAGCCATAAAACTCCAATACATATCAAAAGGAGTACATACTGAAATCCCAGAATTTATAGTGTTCTTCAATGACCATGTCTCCAATGATTTCAACACTCTCTTCAAGTCTCTTCCTCCCAACAAGCAATACATTGCAGCTGGAGTACCGGGTTCTTTCCATGGCCGCTTGTTTCCCAAGGAATCTCTTCATTTTATTCACTCTTCTTTTGCACTACAGTGGCTGTCTAAGGCTCCAATAGAAGTTATGGATGAAGGGTCTCCTGCTTGGAATAAAGGGAGGATTTTCTACACAAATGCGCAAAAGGAAGTTGTGGAGGCCTATGCAACTCAATTTGCCAAGGACATCGACTCCTTCCTATTTGCCAGAGCTCAAGAGCTTGTGGTTGGAGGTCTATTGGCACTTTTCATACCTGCAATCCCTGATGTGATGAGCAATTCTGACACGTTTATTGGTACAGAGCTGGACCTTCTAGGATCTTGCTTAATGGACATGGCTAAAGTG GGATTAGGTAGTGAAGCAAAAGTGGATGCATTCAATTTGCCTGCTTATGTCACAACCCCAAAAGAATTGAAGGCATTGATTGAAAGAAATCGACATTTCAACTTTGAGAGAATGGAAATTTTGAATAACAAGTCAAAGTATCTTACTTTGTGTAATCCCTCGATGCGTTCTTTATTCCTAAGATCCGCATTTGAAGGAGTTCTCGAAAAGCATTTTGGAAATGATATCATGGATGAGTTGTTTAATCGCTACACCGAGAAAGTTGCAAAGTCCTCCTTCTTCTTAAATGCAGAAGCTGATAAATCGATTGTATTGTTTGTCCTTCTCAAGCGAAACAATTACTAG